A part of Miscanthus floridulus cultivar M001 chromosome 6, ASM1932011v1, whole genome shotgun sequence genomic DNA contains:
- the LOC136460517 gene encoding MADS-box transcription factor 31-like yields MARKKVNLQWITKASSRPATYKRRCNGMKKKVDELVMLYGAKVGVVLYGENQVKPLSWPNDLLVKDILQKFINMPNFVKRFKKTQIQEELLGSCIPKLQRQVSRMENEHYKREIIFLLYEIMDGRRPGLIGTTNKERTSHGEMVERTKKVEELIQQLQLGIRQGKRVALDPPLPLQLASSSTQPSLAPYTFNEIQMSLVMVMGCEPPPQSNWIANLTTNGGELGFVGSSSRNDMMQPYNNDYFSTFPWTWEMDPCLLIMME; encoded by the coding sequence ATGGCTCGCAAGAAGGTGAATCTCCAATGGATCACCAAAGCCTCAAGCCGTCCTGCAACGTATAAGAGGCGCTGCAACGGCATGAAGAAGAAGGTTGATGAGCTGGTCATGCTCTACGGCGCCAAGGTGGGTGTGGTGTTGTACGGAGAGAATCAGGTTAAGCCATTGTCTTGGCCTAATGACTTGCTGGTCAAAGATATCTTACAAAAATTCATCAACATGCCAAATTTTGTCAAAAGATTCAAGAAGACACAAATTCAGGAGGAACTTCTCGGCAGCTGCATCCCCAAGCTCCAACGCCAGGTAAGCAGGATGGAAAATGAGCACTACAAACGTGAGATCATATTCCTTCTCTACGAGATCATGGATGGACGCCGCCCCGGCCTGATTGGCACCACCAATAAGGAGCGCACCAGTCATGGTGAGATGGTGGAGAGGACTAAGAAAGTCGAAGAACTTATACAACAGCTTCAGCTTGGCATCAGGCAGGGAAAGAGAGTAGCATTGGATCCCCCTCTGCCGCTACAGCTAGCGTCGTCGTCAACTCAGCCATCACTAGCACCCTACACCTTCAATGAGATACAAATGTCATTGGTGATGGTGATGGGATGCGAGCCACCCCCACAGTCGAATTGGATTGCCAACCTCACCACCAATGGAGGGGAGCTTGGCTTCGTTGGTAGCAGCAGCAGAAATGACATGATGCAGCCTTATAATAATGATTATTTTTCAACGTTCCCATGGACATGGGAAATGGATCCTTGCCTTCTAATAATGATGGAGTGA